The proteins below are encoded in one region of Dethiobacter alkaliphilus AHT 1:
- the ylqF gene encoding ribosome biogenesis GTPase YlqF gives MDVQWYPGQMAKAKRLLRENLKLVDAVIEVLDARIPHSSKNPDIRDLLARRPVVGVLTRLDLADPSATAEWVKKLHSDYFAVTAVNANSGDGVKKLLQLLKGLPQRRKHGQRPIRLIVVGIPNVGKSSLINRLTKRSAAATGDKPGITKGKQWVRVNEGLEILDTPGMLWPKITSERQAFGLATAGAVKDEILDPVQMGVELVGFMQNEYAQRFAERYKLEQAEGDPRHILNEIGRRRGCLVKGGEVDLEAAARLVVKDFREGRLGRITLEKAGESYDEDEVLPDDHR, from the coding sequence ATGGATGTACAATGGTATCCCGGCCAAATGGCCAAAGCAAAACGACTTTTGCGTGAAAACCTGAAACTTGTGGATGCGGTTATCGAGGTTTTGGATGCCCGTATTCCCCACAGCAGCAAAAATCCTGATATTCGCGATTTGTTAGCCCGTCGGCCTGTGGTGGGTGTTTTAACGCGCCTGGACCTGGCAGATCCCTCCGCCACAGCAGAGTGGGTGAAGAAGCTGCACTCAGATTATTTTGCCGTTACTGCTGTAAACGCCAATTCCGGCGATGGAGTAAAAAAACTGCTACAGCTTTTAAAAGGCCTGCCGCAGCGGCGCAAGCACGGTCAACGCCCCATTCGCCTGATAGTGGTGGGTATCCCCAATGTGGGCAAATCTTCTCTGATTAACAGGCTCACCAAACGCAGTGCCGCCGCCACCGGGGACAAGCCCGGGATAACCAAGGGTAAGCAGTGGGTGCGCGTTAACGAAGGGTTGGAAATCCTGGATACACCCGGCATGCTCTGGCCAAAGATTACCAGCGAAAGGCAGGCGTTTGGCCTGGCTACCGCAGGAGCTGTAAAGGACGAAATCCTTGACCCGGTGCAGATGGGTGTGGAACTGGTGGGTTTTATGCAGAATGAATATGCCCAGCGCTTTGCCGAGCGGTACAAGCTGGAACAGGCCGAAGGGGATCCACGCCATATTTTAAATGAGATAGGCCGACGCCGGGGATGTCTTGTTAAAGGTGGCGAAGTAGATCTGGAAGCCGCCGCCCGGCTGGTGGTAAAGGATTTTCGGGAAGGGCGCCTGGGGCGCATTACCCTGGAAAAGGCAGGGGAATCATATGACGAAGACGAAGTTCTCCCGGATGACCATCGGTGA
- a CDS encoding ribonuclease HII produces MTKTKFSRMTIGEINKYLAEAAPSAEELELLSSDGRAGARSLAQRMLNKLEKERQERKRLLNMLKLERAAREKGFTYIAGVDEAGRGPLAGPVVAGAVILPDNFFLAGLNDSKKLTPQKREELYEAITSEAVAWSVGIGEVWEIDDINILQASKLAMYRALLTLSVKPDYALLDALELEELPFAQQGVVGGDGLSLSIAAASVVAKVTRDRLMCEQEKMYPGYGFSLHKGYPTAEHRSAIAKLGPCPIHRKSFLLLPENS; encoded by the coding sequence ATGACGAAGACGAAGTTCTCCCGGATGACCATCGGTGAGATTAACAAATACCTGGCAGAAGCGGCGCCTTCTGCCGAAGAATTAGAATTGCTGTCCTCCGACGGCCGGGCCGGTGCTCGTTCTCTGGCGCAGCGCATGCTAAACAAGCTGGAAAAAGAGCGACAGGAGCGAAAACGTCTCTTAAATATGCTGAAATTGGAGAGGGCGGCCCGGGAAAAGGGTTTTACATATATAGCCGGTGTGGATGAAGCAGGGCGTGGCCCTCTTGCCGGACCGGTGGTGGCCGGAGCCGTAATTTTACCCGATAATTTTTTCCTTGCCGGTTTAAATGACTCCAAAAAGCTTACCCCGCAAAAGCGGGAAGAGCTCTATGAAGCTATTACCAGCGAAGCAGTGGCCTGGTCTGTGGGAATAGGCGAGGTGTGGGAGATTGACGATATTAATATCCTGCAGGCCAGTAAACTGGCCATGTATCGAGCTCTGCTCACCCTTTCCGTTAAGCCTGATTATGCGCTCTTAGATGCTCTGGAGCTGGAAGAGCTGCCCTTTGCCCAACAGGGAGTAGTGGGTGGAGACGGCCTGTCGTTATCCATAGCGGCAGCGTCAGTGGTTGCCAAAGTAACCCGGGATCGTTTAATGTGTGAGCAGGAAAAAATGTATCCCGGCTACGGGTTCTCTTTACACAAAGGATATCCCACCGCTGAACACCGCAGTGCCATTGCTAAACTGGGCCCCTGTCCCATTCACCGCAAATCATTTTTGCTTTTGCCGGAGAACTCCTGA
- a CDS encoding cell wall hydrolase: MKNRTMVTRVTAIMLILFFVLGTVAQAVNEVSFGERTIRITMRGEDVAELQEFLNEQGYRDEDAHGIFGPLTYGSLQQFQKDHGLNPDGIVGPKTRRLIQEMMGETVSAAEATVEVSTTSAPADEFNFTAEEMDLFARIVHAEAEGESFEGQVAVAAAILNRVRSDRYPNTLAGVVYQVEGGYYQYSPVLDGRINRPAGESAKRAAQEALDGNDPSWGATGFYNPAKTSNQWVRQQPVTRTIGGHVFFR, from the coding sequence ATGAAGAACAGAACAATGGTTACTCGTGTAACAGCAATAATGTTAATTTTGTTTTTCGTATTAGGTACAGTAGCCCAAGCCGTTAACGAGGTTAGTTTCGGCGAGAGAACTATCCGCATTACCATGCGGGGTGAAGATGTGGCAGAACTGCAGGAATTCTTAAATGAGCAGGGATATCGTGATGAAGATGCTCACGGAATCTTTGGACCTTTAACCTACGGCAGTTTGCAGCAGTTTCAGAAAGATCATGGCCTGAATCCGGACGGCATTGTGGGGCCCAAAACCCGTCGACTGATTCAAGAGATGATGGGAGAAACAGTGAGTGCAGCGGAAGCCACAGTTGAAGTAAGCACCACTTCCGCACCTGCCGACGAATTTAACTTCACCGCAGAAGAGATGGACCTTTTTGCCCGCATTGTACACGCGGAAGCCGAGGGTGAGTCTTTTGAAGGCCAGGTAGCGGTGGCAGCGGCCATTTTAAACCGAGTTCGCAGTGACCGTTACCCCAATACTTTGGCCGGTGTGGTTTATCAGGTCGAGGGTGGATACTATCAGTACAGCCCGGTGCTGGACGGACGTATTAATCGTCCCGCAGGTGAAAGTGCAAAAAGAGCTGCCCAGGAAGCGTTAGACGGCAATGACCCCAGCTGGGGTGCCACCGGTTTTTATAATCCGGCAAAAACCAGTAATCAGTGGGTACGGCAGCAGCCGGTCACCCGCACAATTGGTGGTCATGTATTCTTCAGATAA
- the lepB gene encoding signal peptidase I translates to MLEAEKKEAWEWIKSILVAVVLALVIRAFLVEVFLVQGESMLPTLDDRERLIVSKVQYYYREPEIGEIIVFQASDHRDFIKRVIGGPGDEVRIDTDGVYVNGEKLDEPYVLEDARRPFQTVVVPDDALFVLGDNRNNSMDSRHPSVDFVSFDSLKGKAMFVFWPLDRIRLLSHP, encoded by the coding sequence ATGTTAGAGGCAGAAAAAAAAGAAGCATGGGAATGGATAAAATCAATTCTGGTGGCTGTGGTCCTGGCTCTGGTAATTCGTGCTTTTCTGGTGGAAGTGTTTTTGGTGCAGGGGGAATCAATGCTTCCAACGCTGGATGACCGGGAGCGGCTTATTGTCTCCAAGGTACAGTATTATTATCGTGAACCGGAAATCGGAGAAATCATTGTTTTTCAGGCTTCGGATCATCGTGATTTTATTAAGCGGGTCATCGGCGGACCCGGTGATGAAGTGCGCATAGATACCGATGGTGTCTACGTAAACGGTGAAAAGCTTGACGAGCCTTATGTATTGGAAGATGCGCGGCGGCCTTTCCAGACCGTTGTGGTGCCCGATGATGCACTTTTTGTTTTGGGAGATAACCGCAATAATAGTATGGACAGTCGCCATCCCAGTGTGGATTTTGTGTCCTTTGATTCACTTAAAGGCAAGGCCATGTTTGTTTTCTGGCCTTTGGACCGAATCCGGTTATTATCACATCCGTAA
- the rplS gene encoding 50S ribosomal protein L19, whose product MDIISQLEAEQMKKDLPQISPGDTVRVHVKVVEGTRERTQVFEGVVIKRQGAGLRETFTVRRISYGVGVERTFPLHSPKIEKLEVMRHGVVRRAKLYYLRKLTGKAARIKERRR is encoded by the coding sequence ATGGATATTATCAGTCAGCTCGAAGCAGAGCAAATGAAAAAAGATCTGCCTCAGATTTCCCCCGGGGATACAGTACGTGTACACGTTAAAGTTGTAGAAGGAACCCGCGAACGGACTCAGGTTTTTGAAGGCGTAGTCATTAAGCGTCAAGGCGCTGGATTACGCGAAACTTTTACGGTCCGGCGGATCAGTTATGGTGTGGGCGTGGAAAGAACTTTTCCTCTGCATTCACCAAAAATTGAAAAGCTGGAAGTGATGCGTCACGGTGTTGTCCGCCGTGCCAAGCTGTACTATTTACGGAAGCTTACCGGAAAGGCAGCCCGCATCAAGGAACGGCGCAGATAA
- a CDS encoding YraN family protein, translating to MKTLGQKGEELAVDHLRRAGYLILARNWRCERGEIDIVAKAGNILVFVEVKTRRSSRLGTPQEAVDFRKQEKLRHLAYRFINATGITAAEYRFDVAAVNAKNNTVTIIKNAF from the coding sequence ATGAAGACTCTGGGGCAAAAGGGAGAGGAACTGGCGGTGGACCACCTGCGGCGTGCCGGTTATCTTATTCTGGCGCGTAACTGGCGCTGCGAGCGCGGCGAAATTGACATTGTGGCCAAAGCGGGTAACATACTGGTTTTTGTGGAAGTAAAAACCCGCCGCTCTAGTCGTCTGGGTACCCCTCAGGAAGCGGTGGACTTTCGCAAACAGGAAAAACTGCGCCATCTGGCTTACCGCTTTATCAATGCCACAGGCATCACCGCAGCAGAGTACCGCTTCGACGTTGCCGCCGTTAACGCCAAAAACAACACAGTCACCATAATCAAAAACGCCTTCTAA